The sequence CTGCTGGACCGCGACGGCGGCACGCTCAACGCGCTGCTCGGCACGCCCGGCATGGCCTGGCTGCTCGACCACCCGATGCTGTCGATCATCATCTTCAACACCTGGCGCGGCACCGCGTTCTCGATGATGCTCTACGCCGCCGCGCTGGAGAACGTGCCCCGCTCGCACCTGGAGACCGCCCGCCTGGCCGGCGCGTCCACCGGGCAGCAGCTGCGCGACGTGGTGTTCCCGCGCATCCGCGGCCACGTGCTGACCAACCTGCTGCTGATCAGCCTCTGGACGTTCAACGACTTCACGCCGTTCCTGATCACCGCCGGCGGCCCCGAGCAGCGCTCGGAGATCCTGCCGGTCTACGTGTACAAGGTGGCACTCTCCGGCGGCGAACTCGGCTTCGGCGCCGCCATCTCGTTCATCATGCTGCTGATCAACCTGGTCATCGCGCTGGTCTACCTGCGCATGCTGGGCCGCCGGAAGGAGGCGGCATGAGCACCGCGACGGAGGCGCGGGCCGACCTGGCGGCGCGGGCGGTCGCACGGCACGTGCTGGCCCGGGTCGGACGCTACGTCTTCCTCTGCCTCGTGCTGGCCTTCTTCGCCCTGCCGCTGCTCTGGCTGGCCACCGCGCCGTTCGACGACAACCCGTCGATCACCGCGTCGCTGCCGCGGTTCACCCTGGACAACTTCCGCGCCCTGCTGGACAACCCCTACGCGCTCAGCTCGCTGCTCAACTCGGTCTGGCTGGCCGGCGGCACCGCGGCGCTGGTGGTGGTGTTCGCCGCGCTGGCCGCGTACGCGCTCAGCCGGGTGCGGGTGCCGGGGCGCGACGCCCTGCTCTACGGGCTGCTGCTGCTCTCGTCCATCGTGACCGGCACCGCCACCATGGTGCCGCTGTTCGAGCTGGCGTTCCGGCTCAACCTGATCGACTCCCGGCTCGGGGTGATCCTGGTCCTCACCGGCGGCCTGCTGCCCGCGGCGATCTTCATCCTGAAGGACTTCATGGACGCCACCCCCACCTCGTACGAGGAGTCGGCGCGGGTCTTCGGCGCCAGCCCGCTGCAGATCATGCGGCACATCGTGGTGCCGGTCGTGCGGCCCGGGCTGGCCACCGTCGGCGTCTGGGCGGTGGCGAACGTGTGGGGCAACTTCCTGGTGCCGTTCCTGCTGCTGCGCGGCCCGGACAAGGCCCCGGCCGCCGTGATCATGTACACCCTCTACACCGAGGGTGGCCAGGCGGACCTGCGGCTGCTCTCCACCTTCTCGCTGCTCTACTCGCTGCCGGTGGCGCTGATGTTCGTCTTCGTCAGCAGCAGGTACGGATTCCGCTTCCACGGAGGGATCAAGCGCTGATGTCCGCCATCACCCTGCGCGAGTTGACCAAGGTCTACCCCAACGGGGTACGCGCCCTGGACGCCCTCGACCTGGAGATCGCCGACGGCGAGTTCTTCGCCCTGCTCGGGCCGTCCGGCTGCGGCAAGACCACCCTGCTGCGCACCATCGCCGGTCTGGAGCTCGCCTCCGCAGGCAGCGTGTCCATCGGTGACCGCGCGGTGACGAACCTGCCCCCCGGGCAGCGGGACGTGGCGATGGTCTTTCAGGACTACGCGCTCTTCCCGCACATGAGCGTGCGGGACAACATCGCGTACCCGCTGCGGATCAAGAAGGTCGGCCGGGCCGCCCGGCACGACAAGGCCGCGAACACCGCCGACGAGCTGGGCCTGTCGGCGCTGCTGGACCGCCGACCCGGGCAACTCTCCGGCGGCCAGCAGCAGCGGGTCGCCCTGGCCCGGGCGATGGCCTGCCACCCGCAGGTGTTCCTGCTCGACGAGCCACTGTCGAATCTGGATGCCCGGTTGCGGTTGGAGGCCCGGACGTTCCTCAAGCGGCTGCAACGCGAGCTCGGCGTCACCACCGTCTTCGTCACCCACGACCAGGCCGAGGCCCTCGCCCTCGCGGACCGGATCGCGGTGATGGAGGGCGGCCGGATCCGGCAGGTCGGCACCCCGACCGAGGTGTTCCGCCGCCCGGCCAACACCTTCGTCGCCGGGTTCATCGGCTCGACCCCGATGAACCTGGTGCCGGCCCGGGTCGACGGCGACGCCCTCGCCGTCGCCGGGGTGCGGCTGCCGGTGCCCGAGGACGTTCGCGGCCGGCTGACCGACGGGGAGCAGGTGGTCTACGGTGTCCGCCCCGAGTACCTCGACTACTCCCCCGACCCGGTCCCCGACGCCCTCACCGGGCAGGTCGTGGTGGTGGAGAACCTCGGCAGCTTCTCCCTGGTGTCGCTGGACGTGCCCGCCGGGGACGGCGCGACGACCAGCGTGCAGGTCGTGGTGCCGGAGGGGCGGGAACCGGACCCCGGCGACACCGGCTGGGCGGTGCCGCGGCCCGGGCGCTCCCTGGTCTACCGGGACGGTGAGCTGGTGACCGGCGCGGCGGCGCCGCCGGTGCCGGCGCCGCGTACCGGCGTCGGGGCGGACGCCTGACATGGTCACGCACCGGGGCAGGTGGACGCTGCGGGACCGCGCGGAGAGCATCATGCGCGCGCTGCCGGTCACCGTGCCCCCGGGCACCGCCGCGCTGACGGTACGGCTCGACCACCCCCGCGACGCGGGCGTGCTGGACCTCGGCTGCGTCGGCCCGGCCGGCTTCCGGGGCTGGTCGGGCGGCGCCCGCGACGGCTTCACCATCACCGCCGACTGGGCCACCCCCGGCTACCTGCCCGGCGAGCTGGAGCCCGGGGAGTGGCAGGTGCTGCTCCGGCTGCACCGCGTCCCGCCCGACGGGCTGCCGTACGAGGTCACCGCCACCACCAGCACCCACTCCCCCGCCTCACCGGCCGCGCCCGAGGCACCGCCCCGGCCGGAGCGGCCACCCCGACCGGCCGTCCCCGACGTCGACGGCCGACGCTGGCTCGCCGGTGACCTGCACGCACACACCGTGCACAGCGACGGCGCGTCCACCATCGACGAGCTGGCCGCCCTCGCCGTCGCCCGCGGCCTGGACTTCCTCGCCGTCACCGACCACAACACGACCAGCCACCATCCCTGGCTGCCCGGCGCATCGGCCCGCTACGGCGTCACGCTCGTGCCCGGGCAGGAGGTGACCACCGACCGGGGGCACGCCAACGTCTTCGGCCCGGTGGGCTGGATCGACTTCCGGGAGCCGGCCGACCGGTGGCTCGCCGCGGCCGAACGCGCCGGCGGGCTGCTGTCGATCAACCACCCGCTCGGCGGCGACTGCGCCTGGCGGCAGCCGGTGACCACCCGGACCAGACTCGTGGAGGTGTGGCACTCGGGCTGGTGGGACCGGACCTGGGGGGCGCCGCTGGCCTGGGCGCAGGCGTGGCGGCCGGATGTCGTACCGATCGGCGGCAGCGACTTCCACCGGCCCGGCGCGGACGCGCCACCCGGAGCCCCCACCACCTGGGTGCTCGCCGACGGCGACCCGGCCGACGAGGCCGCGGTGCGCGCCGCCCTGGCCGCCGGCCGTACCGCCGTCTCCGCCGGCCCCGACGCGCCGCTGCTGCTGCGACTCGGCGACGAACTGCTGGCGCTCGGCGCGGACGGCGCGCTGCTGGGCTACCCGGACGGCCGCCACCGCGTGGTCCGCGGCGACCGGTGCCTGCTGCCGGCCGACGACGGGCTGCACGTCCTGGAGTCCCACCGCATGGAGGTGATCGCACTGTGCAGCTGACCGGACGCACCAGAGTGGCCGGAGCCCCGGTCAACTACGGCATCTACCGGCCGGCCGACCCGGACGTCGACCCCGAGGAGCTGCTCGCGTCGCTGGCCGCCGACGGCTACACCGGCGTGGACTCCGGCCCGATCGGCTACCTCGGCACCGGCGAGGTGCTCGCCCGACGCCTCACCGGAACCGGGGTCGGGCTCGCCGGCGGCTGGGTCGACCTGCGTTTCGCCGACCCCGACAGGTACGCCGAGGACCTGGCCCGGCTCGACGCGGCGCTGGACGTGTTCACCGCCGTACCGGCCGACGACCCGCGCTTCGCGCCCCGACCCACCCTCGCCTGCCCCGGCAACCCGGCCCGGATGGCCAGCCCCGGCGCCCCGACGGACCTGGCCTCCGCGCTGCCCGCCGCCGCCTGGCCCGGCTTCGCCGCCCGGGTGCAGCAGGCCGTCGACCGGTGCCGGGACCAGGGCCTGGAGCCGGTGTTCCACTACCACCTGGGCACCGACGTGGAGACCGAGGCGGAGGCCGACCGGCTGCTGGAGCTGACCGACGTGGCGATCTGCCTCGACACCGGGCACCTGACCCTGGCCGGCGGCGACCCGGTCGCGGCGGTCCACAAGTGGGCCGGGCGGGTCGGCCAGGTGCACCTGAAAGACGCCGACCTGGCTACGCACCGCCGGGTCCGGGACGCCGGCGGGGGCCTCACCGACGTGGTCGCCGCGGGCGGCTTCTGCGCGCTGGGCAGCGGCGACGTCGACCTGGCCGGGGTGCTGCGCGGCCTCGACGAGATCGGCTACACCGGCTGGCTGGTGGTCGAGCAGGACGCGCCGGCGCAGGGGCGCGACCTGGACCGGATCCGCGCCGACCAGCGCGGCAACCGGCGGTGGCTGACGGAGGCGCTGCGATGACCGGGCCGGACAAGCGGATCAGGATCGCCGTGGCCGGGCTGGGCGTCATCGCCCGTACGGTGCATCTGCCGCTGCTGCAACGCCGCGCGGACCTGTTCGACGTCGTCGCGCTCAGCGACCTCTCCCCCACCCGGCTGGCCGAGCTCGGCGACCGGCACGGGGTCGAACCGGCCCGGCGGTACGCCGACGCGGCCGAGATGCTGGCCGGCGGCGGCTGCGACGCGGTGCTGCTGGCCACCTCCGGGTCGCACGGCGAACTCGCCGCCACCGCCCTGAGCCGGGGGCTGCCGGTGCTCTGCGAGAAGCCGCTCGCCTACACCCTCGCCGAGGCGCAGCGGCTGACCGAGACCGGGACGGCACTGATGGTCGGCTACATGAAGCAGTACGACCCAGCCGTCACCGAGGCCGCCCGACGGCTCGACGAGATCGGCGGCCCGGCGGCGGTGCACGCGGTCGAGGTGACGGTCCGGCACGCCGCCGGCGACCAGCAGCTCGCCTTCGCCAACCTGCCGCCCGCGCCGGGGGACGTCCCGGCTGCGGCGGTGGCCCGGCTGGTCGACGCCGACCAGCGGCTGCTCGACGCCGCGGTGGGCGCCGACGCCGGTGCGCGCGCCCTCTACCAGATCCTGATCAACAGCATCTGCCACGACCTGTCCCTGCTGCGGCTGTTCACCGGCGCGCCGGCCACCGTGGACCACGTGGCGACCTGGCCGCTGGCCCCCGCCGGGCCGGCCGAGCCGTCGGTGGAGATCTCCGGCCGGCTGCCCGCCGGCGGTCGGTACGGCATCCGCTGGCTCAACCTGCCGGACTACCCGGCCTACCGGGAGACGGTGACCCTGCACCACGCCCGGGGCGCGCTGGAACTGGACTTCCCGTCGCCGTACCTGCTCAACGCACCGACCACGCTGACCGCGGTGGACCGGCACCGGGACGGGGAACGGCGGACCGTGTTCCGGTCGGTGACCGAGGCGTTCGAGCAGGAACTGGTCGCCTTCCACACGATGGTGACCGCAGGCGCGCCCCCGCTGACCGGCATCGCCGAGGGCGCGGTCGACCTACGCACCAGCCAACAGGTGGTACGCCGCTACGGGGAGCTGACCGGCGCGGCGATCGGCGGAGAGGCGGCGGGCTGATGGACGAGCCGACCGAGATCATCGTGGTGCCGCACACCCACTGGGACCGGGAGTGGTACGAGCCGTTCCAGCGGTTCCGGCTGCGGCTGGTGGCGCTGCTCGACGACGTGTTCGACCGGATGGCCCACGACGAACGCCAACGGTTCACCCTGGACGGGCAGCTCGCCGCGGTCGACGACTACCTGGAGGTCCGCCCGGAACGCCGGGAGCAGGTGATCGCGCTGGTGCGGGCCGGGCGGCTGGCCATCGGCCCGTGGCAGATCCTGCTCGACGAGTTCCTCTGCTCCGGCGAGAACATCGTCCGCAACCTGGAACGCGGGCTGGCCCGCAGCGCGGCGCTGGGCGGCGCGATGCCGGTCGGCTACCTGCCCGACATGTTCGGCCACATCGCGCAGATGCCGCAGCTCCTGGCCGGCGCCGGGCTGGCCCACGCCTGCGTCTTCCGCGGCGTACCGGACCGGGTCCGGTCCCACGCGTTCGCCTGGCAGGCCCCAGACGGCACCACCATCCGCACCGAGTACCTGCCCGGCGGCTACGGCAACGCGGCCGGGCTGATGGACGACCCGCGCCTGGTCACCCGCCGCGCCACCGACCTGGCCGACCGGCTGCGCGGCTGGCGGCCCGCCGGCGACGACACGCCGATCCTGGCGATGTACGGCACCGACCACGCCGCCCCCGCGCCGGACGCCCCGGACCTGCTGGCCGCCGCGGCCGTCGACGGGGTGCGGTTGCGGCTCGGCACCCTCGCCGAGTATTTCGCCACCCAGCCGGCCACCGTGGCCGGGCTGCCCACCGTCGCCGGCGAGCTGCGCTCCCACGCCCGCGCCAACATCCTGCCCGGGGTGATCTCCGTACGCGCCCACCTGAAGCAGGCGATGGGCCGCGCCGAGCGGCGCGTCGAGCGGTACGCCGAACCTCTCGCCGCGCTCTACCACGACCAGTCCGTGCAGCGGTTCCTGGACATGGCCTGGGCCCGGCTGATCGACGCGAGCTGCCACGACTCGGTGACCGGGTGCGGCTGCGACGAGACCGCCGAACAGGTCGCCGCCCGGCTGGCCGAGGCGGACCAGCTCGGGCGGGCGGTCTGCGACCTGGTGGGGGCCCGGGTAGCCGCCGGGGTCCCCCGCGACGGGTACCTGCTGTTCAACCCCACACCGGCGACCCGGACCGCCCTGGTCCGCCTCGACGTCGAGGTGCCCGGGGACGGGCCTGTCGGCCTGCTCGACGCCGACGGCAGGGTCGCGCCGGCCCAGGTCCTCGACCGGGCCCGGACGCTGCTCGCCGACGACGTGGTGCCGGCCGCCGACCTGCCGGCGGTCCTCACCCGGGTGCACGGCACCGAGCTGTACGGGCAGGAGATCACCGCCTGGTCTGTGTCCCCCACCGACGCGACCCTGACCTTCGAGGTGGCCCGGCACGGCGACCCCGCCTTCGACGTCGAGGACGTCCGGCTCGCGCTCGCCGCGGCCATCGGCCCGGAGCGCTGGCGGGTACGCATCGTCGCCGCCCCGCGCGTGGCCGTCGCCGCGCTGGTCGAGGTGCCGGCGCTCGGGCTGGCCGCGGTCCGCCCGATGGCCCTCGCCCAGGCGCTGCCGGAACCCGGGCCGGCCCCGGCTGGTTCGTCGGTGCCCCGGTCCGGCGGGCCGGTCGCGGCGCCCGGGCCGGCCCCGATCCGCCGGCTGACGGGCGGCGTCCGGCCGGTGACGGTGGTCGACCGGACGGTCGACAACGGCCTGCTGCGGGTCGAGGTCGCCGAGGACGGCACGCTGGGACTGTTCACCCCGGACGGCGTGCGCGTGGACGGCGTCGGCCGGATCGTCGACGGCGGTGACGTCGGCGACAGCTACAACTACGCCCCACCGGCCGCCGACGAGCTGGTCGACAAGCCCCGGGCGGTGCGGACCGTCGTCGTGCACGACGGCCCGGTGGTCGCCGTGCTCGACGTGATCCGCGAGTACCGCTGGCCGGTCGGCGCCGACGTGGACGCCGGCTCGCGCCGGGTGGAGCGGGAGACGATCATCGTGACCACCCGGGTGGAGCTCCGGGCCGGTGAGCCGTTCGCCCGGCTGCGACTCAGCTTCGACAACCGCTGCGACGACCACCGGGTACGGCTGCACCTGCCCCTTCCCGCACCGGCCCGCTCGTCGTACGCGGAGGGGCAGTTCGCAGTCGTCGAGCGCGGCCTGACCGCCGAGGGCGGCGGCGGTGAGGTGCCGCTGCCGACGTTCCCCGCCTCCGGGTTCGTCGCCGCCGGCGGCGCCGAGGGGTCGCTCGCCGTCCTGCTCAGCCAGCCCACCGAGTACGAGCTGACCGACTCCGGCGGGGAACTGGCGGTCACCGTGCTGCGCGCGATCGGGATGTTGTCCCGCAACCGGCACGCCCTGCGCGACGAGCCGGCCGGCCCGCAGCTGCCCACGCCGCTGGCCCAGTGTCGGGGCGAGCGCAGCGTCGAGCTGGCGGTGCTGCCGTTCCGGGGCGACTGGCGGTCCGCCGGGGTGCCGGCGGCGGCCGAGGCGTACCGGCACGAGCTGCTCGCCTTCCCAGGTGCCAGCGACCCGACGGTCGGGCTGCCCGCACCGGTGGCCGGGCTGACGGTCGACGGGGACGGCGTCACGCTGACCAGCGTGCGGGACCGGGCCGGCCGGGTCGAGCTGCGGGTGGTGGCGACGCGCGACACCAGCGCCGTCATCGGGGCCGGCCGGGGCCTACGCGGCGCCTGTCGCGCCGACCTGCTCGGCCACCCGGGCGAGCCGCTGCCCGTGGACGGCGACGGGCTCGTCCGGCTGCCGCTGCGCGCGTGGGAGATCGCCACGGTGCAGCTCGACCTCGCCGGCTGAGCTGGGCGGGCCCGGAAGGGGCTATGCAGAACTCTTCATAGGGTCTACTGTGACACACCATGTCGGACCTTCGTATGACAGTGCCGCGCCTGCTGGTGTTGGAGGCGTTCCTCGATGAGCCCGAGTGCGAGCGATACGGTCTCGAGCTGGCGCACCTCGCCGGGCTCGCGCCGGGCACGATCTATCCGATCCTCGTGGCGTTCGAGGCCGCCGGCTGGCTGACCAGCCGGGCGGAAGAGGTGGACATCCACCTCGAGGGCCGGCCGCAACGGCGGTACTACCGCCTCACCGCCAGCGGCGTGACCGCCGGTCGGGCCGCCGTCGCCGCTCGGAAGCAGCGCACGCAGCGGGCGGGTGCCCGGAGGCTGGCGTGGTGAGCCCAGCCCGAGCAGGTGAGTCAGCGCGGCACCTGAGGCTGCCTCCTGCCGAGCGCGCCGCGGTCGCGCTGCTGAGTCGTCTGCTGCCGGCCGGCTTCCGGGCTCGGCAGCGCGACGAGTGGACGGCCGACCTGCTGAGCTTCACCAGCGGCGCGGGAACGCGATGGCGGTATCTCGCCGGCGCGGCATGGACGCTGCCCGCGCTGCGCCGCGCCGCACGTCGCGGTGGCTTCGCCGATCTGTCAACCGTCGCTCCGGCGCCGGGCGTGCTCGCCTCGATGGCCCACCTCTTCCTCCTCGGGCTGGGTTGGCCGGTGGTCTCCTGGCTGATCATGGTGCCCGTCACCTACCTGGCGGCGGACATTCCTGGGCGCCTCGCCCTGACCGGAGGGCCGGTCGACCCGAAGTCGCTGTGGCCGACGGACGGGCCGCTCGTCGTGCTGCTTCCCCTGCAGCTCCTGCTGCACCTGGGTGCCTCGGCGGTGATCCTCGGCGGGCCCTTCCTGCTGGGTACGTTCGGCGCGTCGGGGCTGGTGTCCGCCGTCGCGCAGCGACGCCGCAGCGGTAGGTACCGGCTCGTCATCGCCGGCGTCGGGCTCGCCTTTCTCGCCCTGACCGTCGTGGCTGGCCTCGCCTGGTCGTACGGCGCCTTCTACCCCGACGCGTTAGGCCTCGACAGCGGACGCACGGCCGCGGTGCTGGGCGCTGCGGCCGGCATCCTCGCCCTCGCCGGACGGCGCCTCGGCGCGCGCATCCGAACCGCGCTCGCGGCACTCGGCGTTCTCGCGATCACCGTGCCGTTCGTTCATCTCACGACAACCGGTGCCGCGATGCTCAACTGGTACCTCGACTAGACGGGGCTACATGGCCGCTTGGCGGGTGCCGGCGGAAGCCATGCCGAGCCAGGTGTGGGGATTTCCTTCCCAGCACCAGCCGAGTTTGGGTGCGTGCTGGCTGATCCAGATGGCGGGGACGCGGCGGTCGCCGGTGCGGGAGCCGCCGAGGGAGAAGCACTTGTTCTTCACCAGGATCTCGGGGAAGTGGGTGATCAGGGCGATGCCTTCCTCGATGGTGAGCATTGTTCTGCCCCGGCTGGCGATGGTTGCCATGGCGTCGTTGGGCACCACGCCGCAGAACTCCTCGCCGCGGTCGATGTCGAGCAGTAGGTAGGCGCGCTGGTCGGGGAGCTCGGTCTGTTTGGTGGTGACGAACCGTTCGAGGGCGCCGGGTTCGAAGGAGTGGTCAACGAAGCCGGGTTTGGGTTTGCCGTGCAGAGTGGTGCGCGGCATGGTCTGCTCGATCGGAACGACCTGCCGGGTGACCACGAGCAGGAACGGCACCCGGCCGGTGCCCGGCTCGTACCCAGCGGCCCCGGCGTTCACCGCGGTGTGGCGCAGCGGAGTGACCTGCGCGGTGAACTCTTTCTGGGACAGTCCGGCCAGTGCGGGGTAGTTGCGTTCGACGAGGTTGCTGACCTGTCGGTCGAACTCGGCGCCAGGGTCGTGGGTGGTGGGCGTCATGCGGCCTCCAATCCGTGCTCGGCGGCGATGCGCGCGATCTCGGCCGGGGTACCGGCCATGATGGTGCGGGCGTGTTCGGTGACGAGCTCGGCGGGCCAGTCCCACCATGCGGCGCGGCGTAGCCGTTCGATGTCGGTGTCGTCGAAGCGCCGGCGGATCTGACGGGCGGGGTTGCCGCCGACGATGGTGTACGGCGGCACGTCGCCGGTGACCACCGCGCCGGTGGCGATGATGGCGCCGTCGCCGATGCGGACACCGGGCATGATCGTGGCCTGATAGCCGAACCACACGTCGTTACCCACGACGGTGTCGCCGCGGCTCGGCATGCCGGTGACGATGTCCAGGGTCTTCTCGGTCCATTCGCCGCCGAACATGGTGAACGGGTAGGTGGACACGCCCATCGTGGGGTGTTCGGCGCCAGCCATCAGGAAGCGGGTGCCGGCGGCGATCGCGCAGTACTTGCCGATGATCAGCCGTTCCGGCCCGTAGGCGTAGAGCACGTTGCGGTGCTCGAAGGCGGTCGCGTCGTCGGGATCGTCGTAGTAGGTGTACTCGCCCACGACGATTTTCGGCGAGGTGACCAACGGTTTGAGGAACACCACGCGGTCGAAACCGGGGAGCGGGTGAACGGTCATGGGATCGGGTGCCAAGAGATGTCCTCGGGGTGAGATGGGGTGCTTCCGGTAGCGGCAAGCGCGTCACGCATGCAGGTCTGCCAGTACGCGGGCTCGGGTGGGATGGCGCAGCTTTCGCAGCGCTTCGCTCTCGATCTGCCGGATGCGTTCCCGGGTCAGCCCGTGCTTCTTGCCGATCTCGTCCAGGGTTCGGGGCTGGTCGTCGTCCAGGCCGTACCGCTGGCAGATCACTGCCGCTTCCCGCTCGGACAAGGTACCCAGCACGGTGTCCAGGTAGCGGCGCCGCCAGCGGGCCGCGACCGTGGTGGCGGGGTCGGGCGCATCGTCGCGGATGAGGTCACCCAGTTCGGTGCCGCCGTCCGCGCCGAGCGGGGTGTGCAGCGAGACCGGCTCGCGGTCGTATCGCAGCAGCAGCTCCACCTTCTCCACAGATAGGTCCAAGCTGGCCGCTACCTCGCCCGGTGTGGGATCCCGGTCGAGCTGCTGGGCCATCGCGCGGCGGGTACGGGTTACCCGGTTGAGCACCTCGACCAGGTGGACGGGCAGCCGGATGGTGCGGCTCTGGTCGGCCAGAGCACGCCCGATCGCCTGCTTGATCCACCAGGTGGCGTAGGTCGAGAACTTCAACCCGCGCCGGTGGTCGAACTTCTCCACCGCGCGCATCATCCCGATGTTGCCCTCCTGGATCAGGTCGAGCAGGGGTAGCCCGCCCGCCACGGCGTACCGCTTGGCGATCGAGACGACCAACCGGAGGTTGGCCTCGATCATGTGCTGCTTAGCGCGCCGGCCGTCCGTCGCGCGCCGCCGCAGCTCGGCGCACTCGGCGGGATCAAGCCGGTCGCCATCAGCGTCCAGCCGCTGCTGGGCCAGGCTGCCGGCTTCGACTCGCGCACCAAGGCGCACCTCCTGCTCCGCGGTCAGCAGCGGAGTGCGGCCGATCGTCTTGAGATAGTCGGCCACCGTGTCGGTGGTGAGACCAGCGGGTGTGGTGCCGGTGGCGGCAGGCAAGAAGCGAGGCTCCTTCCGGGTTGGCGACTGGGCTGTGAGGCGATCGGGTGGGCGGTCAGCGGCGGCCGGGGATCCGGCGCGGGCGGTGATGAGGAACCGGCAGCGGCTTGCGCTGCCCCGTTGGGGGGATGCGGTGGGCGGCACGCGGGCGTTGCGCGTTTTCGGCGCCGCCACGTTCGGTGGCGGTGGCGTTGCTGGGGTTGGCGGCCATAGTGGACTGCTCCCTTCCGTGCCGGCTGTTCACTGGCACGACCCAAATTTAGACTCGACCTAGAAAGTTGTCAAGAACAAATTTTGGTCGGACCCATGTATAGTGATGACATGACCACCCAGCCCACCGGACTCAGAGCCTTGAAGAAGCGCCAGACCAGGGAAAACATCTCCAACCAGGCCACCCGACTGTTCCTCGAACGCGGCTTCGACAACGTGACCATCGCCGACGTGGCCGCCGCCGCCCAGGTCGCCAAGATGACCGTCACCAACTACTTCCCCCGCAAGGAAGACCTGGCCCTGGACATGCAGGACGTCTTCGTGCAGCAGCTGGCCAACACCGTCCGCGAACGCCAACCAGGCGAGTCGGCGCTGACCGCGCTGCGCCGCGCCTACCTCGCGTCCGTGGCCGCGCACGACCCGGTCATCGGCTTCTCCGGCCCCCAGTTCGCCCGCATGATCACAGACAGCGCGGCGCTGGTTGCCCGCCTCCGCGAGTTCCACGACGACCGGGAGAAGGCCCTCGCCGCCGCCCTGGCCGAGGAGACCGGCGCCCCAGACGACGACATCGCTCCCCGCGTCGCCGCCACCCAACTAGCCGGCATCCACCGCCTGCTTTTCGAGGAAACCATGCGCCGCACCCTCGCCGGACACGACAACGACGACATCGCACAAGCCGTCACCCGGTACGCC comes from Micromonospora viridifaciens and encodes:
- a CDS encoding carbohydrate ABC transporter permease translates to MAGGARPVTGASPAPDAAGLGRARATGFLVPSMVLILLFLVIPAAWTIYLGVTNYRLTGLAAANPEFVGLDNYTKALGDERFRTSLLLTLQFVLGSAVIGQAGLGFAIAYALRDRRGPLRRVVEAFVLLSWILPSSVVAFLWIALLDRDGGTLNALLGTPGMAWLLDHPMLSIIIFNTWRGTAFSMMLYAAALENVPRSHLETARLAGASTGQQLRDVVFPRIRGHVLTNLLLISLWTFNDFTPFLITAGGPEQRSEILPVYVYKVALSGGELGFGAAISFIMLLINLVIALVYLRMLGRRKEAA
- a CDS encoding carbohydrate ABC transporter permease — encoded protein: MSTATEARADLAARAVARHVLARVGRYVFLCLVLAFFALPLLWLATAPFDDNPSITASLPRFTLDNFRALLDNPYALSSLLNSVWLAGGTAALVVVFAALAAYALSRVRVPGRDALLYGLLLLSSIVTGTATMVPLFELAFRLNLIDSRLGVILVLTGGLLPAAIFILKDFMDATPTSYEESARVFGASPLQIMRHIVVPVVRPGLATVGVWAVANVWGNFLVPFLLLRGPDKAPAAVIMYTLYTEGGQADLRLLSTFSLLYSLPVALMFVFVSSRYGFRFHGGIKR
- a CDS encoding ABC transporter ATP-binding protein; protein product: MSAITLRELTKVYPNGVRALDALDLEIADGEFFALLGPSGCGKTTLLRTIAGLELASAGSVSIGDRAVTNLPPGQRDVAMVFQDYALFPHMSVRDNIAYPLRIKKVGRAARHDKAANTADELGLSALLDRRPGQLSGGQQQRVALARAMACHPQVFLLDEPLSNLDARLRLEARTFLKRLQRELGVTTVFVTHDQAEALALADRIAVMEGGRIRQVGTPTEVFRRPANTFVAGFIGSTPMNLVPARVDGDALAVAGVRLPVPEDVRGRLTDGEQVVYGVRPEYLDYSPDPVPDALTGQVVVVENLGSFSLVSLDVPAGDGATTSVQVVVPEGREPDPGDTGWAVPRPGRSLVYRDGELVTGAAAPPVPAPRTGVGADA
- a CDS encoding CehA/McbA family metallohydrolase, coding for MVTHRGRWTLRDRAESIMRALPVTVPPGTAALTVRLDHPRDAGVLDLGCVGPAGFRGWSGGARDGFTITADWATPGYLPGELEPGEWQVLLRLHRVPPDGLPYEVTATTSTHSPASPAAPEAPPRPERPPRPAVPDVDGRRWLAGDLHAHTVHSDGASTIDELAALAVARGLDFLAVTDHNTTSHHPWLPGASARYGVTLVPGQEVTTDRGHANVFGPVGWIDFREPADRWLAAAERAGGLLSINHPLGGDCAWRQPVTTRTRLVEVWHSGWWDRTWGAPLAWAQAWRPDVVPIGGSDFHRPGADAPPGAPTTWVLADGDPADEAAVRAALAAGRTAVSAGPDAPLLLRLGDELLALGADGALLGYPDGRHRVVRGDRCLLPADDGLHVLESHRMEVIALCS
- a CDS encoding sugar phosphate isomerase/epimerase family protein, which codes for MQLTGRTRVAGAPVNYGIYRPADPDVDPEELLASLAADGYTGVDSGPIGYLGTGEVLARRLTGTGVGLAGGWVDLRFADPDRYAEDLARLDAALDVFTAVPADDPRFAPRPTLACPGNPARMASPGAPTDLASALPAAAWPGFAARVQQAVDRCRDQGLEPVFHYHLGTDVETEAEADRLLELTDVAICLDTGHLTLAGGDPVAAVHKWAGRVGQVHLKDADLATHRRVRDAGGGLTDVVAAGGFCALGSGDVDLAGVLRGLDEIGYTGWLVVEQDAPAQGRDLDRIRADQRGNRRWLTEALR
- a CDS encoding Gfo/Idh/MocA family protein; amino-acid sequence: MTGPDKRIRIAVAGLGVIARTVHLPLLQRRADLFDVVALSDLSPTRLAELGDRHGVEPARRYADAAEMLAGGGCDAVLLATSGSHGELAATALSRGLPVLCEKPLAYTLAEAQRLTETGTALMVGYMKQYDPAVTEAARRLDEIGGPAAVHAVEVTVRHAAGDQQLAFANLPPAPGDVPAAAVARLVDADQRLLDAAVGADAGARALYQILINSICHDLSLLRLFTGAPATVDHVATWPLAPAGPAEPSVEISGRLPAGGRYGIRWLNLPDYPAYRETVTLHHARGALELDFPSPYLLNAPTTLTAVDRHRDGERRTVFRSVTEAFEQELVAFHTMVTAGAPPLTGIAEGAVDLRTSQQVVRRYGELTGAAIGGEAAG